One Terriglobia bacterium genomic window, ATGTGGCGCAAGACATCATCATCATCTGCGATCAGGACTCTCATCGTTTCCCTTTCCCCTGCAATTCACCGGCATTAGACGCATCGACAGCTGCGGCGGCTTCACCAGTCATTCGGCCCAGGCCGTGGCGGTGGTCTCATGCCGCCCGTCACTGCGCGCTAAACAAGTTGCGTAAGCGCGGGAATCAAGCGCTCGATTTCGCATTCCAGTGCTTCGCAGGCATCAACGGCCTGCCGCAGGTCTCGTGCACGCGCCATTTTCTCAAGCCGGAGGGCGGCTTCGACAGAGGCCGCGCCGCCGAAGTTGCTGACGCATCCCTTGATCGTGTGTGCTGCGCGTTCGAGTGCCTCGGCATCGCTACGGCGCACCGCATCGCGCAACTGCGCAAGCAGCTTCGGATAGCTCCGCCGGAAGAGCTCATAGGCCTGCTGCAACAGTTCCGTATCGCCATCGAAGCGCGCCATGAGATCCTGAGTGTCGAGCAATGGTGGAGGGGCTTCGGGGCTGGAGAGGTCCGGCGCAAGCCGGGCGCCGGCAGGCAGCAGCTGGGCGATGGCCGACATAAAGTCGTTCACACATATCGGTTTGGACACATAGCCATCCATCCCGGCGGCGAGGCACCGCGCCCGATCCCCTTCGATCGCGTGCGCGGTCAGCGCCAGAATCGGTACATGGGAACCGGTGCTCTTCTCGATCTCGCGGATCGCAGCCGTTGCCTCGAGACCATTCATCTCGGGCATCTGTACGTCCATCACGATCAGATCAAACTGCTGTGTCGCAAATGCGCTCACCGCTTCCTTGCCGCTTGTGGCGGGAAAAACAGTATGTCCCCGCTTTTGAAGGAGGCTGGTCACCAACAGTTGGTTGGTGAGGTTGTCCTCAGCCAGGAGGATCCGAAGCGGCCCCGTGCTCGTCGCGTCATGCTCGGGCCGCGGCAACAGAGGCGCACCGGCTTCTTCGGCCTGCGTAAACCACAGCTCGCGATGCCTTTCCCTGGCCAGCGACAGGGCGCGCACGATCGCGTCGTGCAGATCCACTTGCTTCACCGGCTTCATCAGATAGGTGCGGATCTCCAATGCCTGGCAGCGGGCCGAGCACTGCCGGACGTCGGCGGAGGTGAGCAGAATGACAGGAGTATCTGCGATACCCGGCGTGGAGCGGATTTTTTCCACCACAGCAAAGCCGTCCATTCCCGGCATCATGGCATCGAGGAGTACCAGCTCAAAAGGGACTCCGGTCCCGGAAGCCTGCTGCAGGTCACGAAGGGCCGAGGGGCCGTCCCCGGCGATGTGGGGCTTCATGTGCCAGTTGATCAGCATGCCTTGGAGGATGCGACGGTTCGCGTAGTTGTCATCGACAATCAGCACGCGCGCATCGCACAGCGCTGCCGACTTGGCCTGGTTCTGCAGTGTGAGCGGCAGCGATTCGGGAAGCGCAAACGGCAGCTGCACGTGAAACGCACTCCCTATCCCCTGTTTGCTCTCGAGCCAGATTCTGCCCCCCATGATCTCGACCAGCTGAGCGGAGATCGCAAGTCCCAGTCCGGTGCCGCCGTATCTGCGCGTCATGGAACTGTCGGCTTGTGAGAAGGCTTCAAAGATCACGCGCTGTTTGTCTTCAGCGATGCCGATGCCGGTGTCTGTGACCGTGAAGCGCAGCCATGCCCTCTCGTGGGACTCCACTTCGCTTTGGACATGAACGATGATGTCGCCGCGCTCCGTGAACTTGATGGCGTTGTCCACCAGGTTGAGCAGGATCTGGCGCAGCCTGTCCGGGTCGCCGATCAGGGCGTCGGGGACATCGGGCAGGATATTGGCAGTCAGTTCCAGGCCCTTCCGCTGCGCGCGCACGGACAGCGAGTTGAACATGTTGTCGAGAGTCGCGCGCAGCCTGAACTCGGTGGGATCGAGCTGCAGTTTGCCCGCTTCAATCTTCGAGAAATCAAGGATGTCATTGATGAGCAGCAACAGCGAGTTGGCCGAGCTTCTGACGATCTCGAGATACTCGCGCTGCTCTTCGGTGAGTTCGGTGCCGAGCGCAAGTTCCGTCATGCCGATGATCCCGTTCATCGGCGTGCGGATTTCATGGCTCACGTTGGCCAGGAACTGGCTCTTGGCGCGGTTCGCCGCTTCCGCGGCTTCCTTTGCCTCGCGCAGTTCTTCTGCAATGCGCTTGCGCTCGGTGATATCTTCCACGAATCCTTCGTAGTAGAGGAGTTGTCCGAGCTCGTCGTTTACTACACGGGCCTTTTCCGATGTCCAGATAATGCTGCCGTCTTTGCGATACACCTGGGCTTCAAAGGCCGACACGGATCCATGTTCGCGCATCAGGTCGACAAACTGCGCGCGCCGCGCCGGATCGACGTAGATCCGGCGGGCAGTTACGGCGGCCTTGAAATCCTCCGGAGAATCGTAGCCATAGATCC contains:
- a CDS encoding response regulator, with protein sequence MKHLRVKRNQAPKRLRSPSLTQFAIDHTSDSAFWIGQDGRLIYVNKAACQWLNYTAEELLARTIHDIDPLYQADGWPSHWELLKKIRSHTFESIHRTREGRDFPVEITSNYLEFDGQGYICAFARNISERKRIEKALREAESKYRDIFENAVEGMFQSTPDGQLLNCNPAMVGIYGYDSPEDFKAAVTARRIYVDPARRAQFVDLMREHGSVSAFEAQVYRKDGSIIWTSEKARVVNDELGQLLYYEGFVEDITERKRIAEELREAKEAAEAANRAKSQFLANVSHEIRTPMNGIIGMTELALGTELTEEQREYLEIVRSSANSLLLLINDILDFSKIEAGKLQLDPTEFRLRATLDNMFNSLSVRAQRKGLELTANILPDVPDALIGDPDRLRQILLNLVDNAIKFTERGDIIVHVQSEVESHERAWLRFTVTDTGIGIAEDKQRVIFEAFSQADSSMTRRYGGTGLGLAISAQLVEIMGGRIWLESKQGIGSAFHVQLPFALPESLPLTLQNQAKSAALCDARVLIVDDNYANRRILQGMLINWHMKPHIAGDGPSALRDLQQASGTGVPFELVLLDAMMPGMDGFAVVEKIRSTPGIADTPVILLTSADVRQCSARCQALEIRTYLMKPVKQVDLHDAIVRALSLARERHRELWFTQAEEAGAPLLPRPEHDATSTGPLRILLAEDNLTNQLLVTSLLQKRGHTVFPATSGKEAVSAFATQQFDLIVMDVQMPEMNGLEATAAIREIEKSTGSHVPILALTAHAIEGDRARCLAAGMDGYVSKPICVNDFMSAIAQLLPAGARLAPDLSSPEAPPPLLDTQDLMARFDGDTELLQQAYELFRRSYPKLLAQLRDAVRRSDAEALERAAHTIKGCVSNFGGAASVEAALRLEKMARARDLRQAVDACEALECEIERLIPALTQLV